ATCACCAACTACATCGTCTTCGCCGCCCTGGCCCTGCACGAGCACCCCGGGTGGCGTGACCGGCTCGCCGGCGGTCCGGAGGAGGAGGTGGAGTGGTTCGTGCAGGAGGTCCGCCGCACCGCCCCGTTCTTCCCCGCCGCCGTCGCGAGGGTCCGCCACGACTTCGACTGGGACGGTGCCCGGTTCCCGGCGGGTCGCCGGGTGCTGCTGGACCTGTACGGCACCAACCGGCATCCAGGCCTGTGGGACGACCCCGACCGGTTCGACCCGGAGCGGTTCGCCACCTGGGACGGCAACCCCTTCACCCTCATCCCGCAGGGCGGCGGCGACCACCACACCGGACACCGCTGTGCCGGGGAGTGGGTCACCATCCGGCTCATGCAGACCGCCGTGAGGCTGCTGACGCGCGAGATGGCCTACACCGTGCCCCACCAGGACCTGCAGGTGAGCCTGTCACGGATGCCCGCGCGTCCGCGAAGCGGCGTCGTGATCCGCGACGTGCGCCCTGTGGAGGCGCGGGGCTGATGCGGATGAACCGGACCGAGACCGTACTGGTCAACAGCCCACCACGACGATGGCTGCAGCGTGTCGTGGAGGCGCCCGTCCTCCTGCGGCTGGGTGGGCGGATGGCCGGCGGGACGGCCCTGGAGCTGGGGTGCGGACGGGGTGCGGGCATCGAGCTCATCCTCGACCGGTTCGGCGCCGACCGCGTCATCGGCTTCGACCTCGACGAGGCGATGGTCGCCCGTGCCCGCCGCCGGCTCGCCGGCCGCAGCGACGTCGATGTCCGCGTCGGGGATGCCGTGGCGATCGACCTGCCGGATGCCAGCGTCGACGCGGTGTTCGACTTCGCCATCATCCACCACGTTCCCGACTGGCGGACCGCCGTCGGGGAGATCCGCAGGGTCCTGCGACCCGGCGGCCGCCTCTACTACAGCGAGGTCACCAAGCACGCACTGGACCGGCCGACCTACCGGGTGTTGTTCGACCACCCCGACCACGACCGGTTCACCGCAAGCGACTTCGTCGCCGCGCTCGAGGACCACGACCTGCGCGTCGGCGATCGACACCGCACGCTGATCGCGGGCGACTACGCACTCGGCGTCGCCGAACGGATGCCGCACAGCCCGTTCTGACCCCCCCGCCCTGTAACCGCACGACGAACGGAAGGAACCCCGATGCAGAACCGTCTGGACCGTCAGGTGCCCGGCACCCTCGACGACATCGCCCAGCAACTCCTCGAGGTACTCGACCGCCACGGGTTCACGGTCAGCCAACCCGACACCGGGGACTCAGCTGACGTGCGCATCCTGCAGATCACCGACCCCGACGGCATCACGCCCGCAACAGACGTCGATCCTGACGCCGCCACGACGGCCACGGCGGCCATCAGCCTCCGCCGGACCGACGACGGCGTTCAGATCGCCCTCACCGAACCTGTCGCCGCGGCGACCCTGACCGAGGAGGCCGGGCTGTTGGACCCGGCACAACAGCTCCAGCAGGGCATCATCGCAGCCCTGGACGCGCTCGCCGCCGCGCAGGGGGAGGAGTCGGAGCAGCAGGATGCGCACGGCGAGCAGGTCGGGGAGCCCCGGGTGCGCCGCGCCCTCATGGACGGCATACACCAGACCACCAGGTCTCTAGGAGAACTGGACGTGCAGGCCCGTGCTGACACGCTCTTCGTCCTCGCCAAGGCCTACACCGCCATCGTGTCGCTCGAGCGGACCGAAGAGGTCGAACTGCACCTCGCGTGACGCGGGTACCGATCCCGGCGTGATGCGGTCCTCGAGCGGCCGACGTAATCACCAACGCGTCGATGCGCCAGACTCGACTGCCAGCGAGATGCGCCGTCAGGTCAGCATCGATCCGAGGTCGGAGCCGACGGTGGGGTAGGCGGCGGTCATGGACTTGAGCTGGCGGGTGGTGAGCCCGGTCGTCATGGCCAGCGCGAGGATGTTGATGAGCTCGGCGTATTCCGGACCAAGGAGGTGGGCCCCGACGATCGTGTCGGTGGCCGGGTCGACCAGGATCTTGGCTGCGGCGGTGGTCTCGCCGATGCGGTAGTTGGAGAACCAGCCGCTGGTGTCGTGGTGGTGCACCTCGACGTCGATGTCGCGATCTCGGGCGTCGTCCTCGAGCAGTCCGAGTCGGGTCAGCTCGGGGATGGTGAACACGGTGGTCGGCACGCCGTCGTAGTCGGGGGTGGTGGTGTGGCCTTTGAGCATGTTGGAGGCGGCGACCTTGCCCTCGAACACCGCCACCGGGGTCAGGGGCGCCCCGGCGGTGTCGGCGGCGTCACCGGCGGCGTAGACCGCAGGGTTGGTGGTGCTCTGCAGGTGACCAGCGACCGACACGCCCCGTTCGCCGTGGGCGATCTCGGCGGCATCGAGGTTCAGGTCGGCCAGATGCGGGACGCGGCCAGCGCCGTGAACCACCAGGTCGGTGTCGACGGTGGTGGTGTCGCCGTCGGTGGTCAGGGTCACCCGGTAGCCACGGTCGAGTGGCTCGATGGCGCTGATGGCGGTGTTGCGGCGCATGTCGATGCCGACGTCGGTCCCCCGGTCGACGAGGCGCTCGACGAGGTCGGGATCGAAGCCCTTCAGCGGCCGTGGGCCGCGGTCGACGATGATCGGGTGGCTGCCGGCGCGGGCGGCGATGTGGGCGAACTCGAAGGAGATGTAGCCGCCGCCGATGAACAGCACCCGGTCGGGCAGGTCGGTGAGGTTGAGGAAGTCGGTGCTGTCGATGACGTGCTCACTACCGGGCAGGTCGAGTGGTCGCGGTCGTGCGCCGGTGGCAATGAGGGCGTGCCGGAACGTCAGCGTCCTGCCGTCCACGGTGAGCCGGTTGTGGGCGGTGAAGGCGGCGGTGCCGTGCAGGGTCGTCACGCCGTTGCCGGTCAGGCCGTCCTCCATCCGTTGTGGGACGGGGTCGGTGAACCCGCGCTTGTGGGCCATCAGGTCGGCCCAGTCGATGGACAGGCCGCCCTGGTCGATGCCCTTGCCGGCCAGCAGCCGTGCGCTGTCGATGATCTCCGCGCCCCGTCGCAGGATCTTCTTGGGGTCGCACCCGCGCAGCGCACAGGTGCCGCCGTAGGGCAGGGCGTCGACGATGGCGACCCGCCAGCCGGCCGCGGCGCACTTGTTGGCCGCGGAGACGCCGGCCATGCCGGCGCCGATCACGATCAGGTCGTAGGTGTCGGTGGAGGTGTCGGACATCGCGAATCTCCTGCAGGGGTCGATGGGCGTCCGGTCGACCGTAGGGCTTCCCGTACGCTGGAAGGTCAACCCCAGCGTGCCGATGTCGACCGCGGTCGACGGACGTCAGTCCGCGGACGGGGACATCGCTGAGCAGATGACCGACGGGTCACATTCGGCGGGGTCCAGCGCATCGAGGCGCCGGCGCAGGCTGTCGAGGGCGGTCCGTGTCTGCTCGAGCTCGCGCAGTCGCGTGTCGATGTCGGTGAGGCGTTCGCCGAGGAGATCGGCGGCGTGGCGGCACGGTGCACGGCTGTCGTCGCGGATGGCGATGACCTCCTTGATCTGACGCAGCGTCAGCCCCGCCGTCTGGGCGTGGCAGATGAACGCGATTATGTCGATGATGTCGTCGGCGTAGTCGCGGTAGGCGCCGGTGGTGCGGGCCGGCTCGTTGAGAAGCCGTTCGGCCTCCCACTGGCGCAGGGTCTTGGCGGGGACGCCGGTGGCGTTCGCCAGGGCACCGATGAGCATGGCATGGACCCTCCTCAAGAAGGTCGCTTGGTCCCCACCGACGGTGTCGTCGAGGACGGGGCCAGCGCCGTCGATGAGTCGATGCTGACCGGTGAGTCGGTGCCGGTGGAGAAGACCACCGGTTCGACGGTGACCGGGGCGACGGTGAACGCCAGCGGGGTGCTGGTCGTCCGAGCGAC
The nucleotide sequence above comes from Euzebya pacifica. Encoded proteins:
- a CDS encoding class I SAM-dependent methyltransferase; this encodes MRMNRTETVLVNSPPRRWLQRVVEAPVLLRLGGRMAGGTALELGCGRGAGIELILDRFGADRVIGFDLDEAMVARARRRLAGRSDVDVRVGDAVAIDLPDASVDAVFDFAIIHHVPDWRTAVGEIRRVLRPGGRLYYSEVTKHALDRPTYRVLFDHPDHDRFTASDFVAALEDHDLRVGDRHRTLIAGDYALGVAERMPHSPF
- a CDS encoding dihydrolipoyl dehydrogenase family protein; this encodes MSDTSTDTYDLIVIGAGMAGVSAANKCAAAGWRVAIVDALPYGGTCALRGCDPKKILRRGAEIIDSARLLAGKGIDQGGLSIDWADLMAHKRGFTDPVPQRMEDGLTGNGVTTLHGTAAFTAHNRLTVDGRTLTFRHALIATGARPRPLDLPGSEHVIDSTDFLNLTDLPDRVLFIGGGYISFEFAHIAARAGSHPIIVDRGPRPLKGFDPDLVERLVDRGTDVGIDMRRNTAISAIEPLDRGYRVTLTTDGDTTTVDTDLVVHGAGRVPHLADLNLDAAEIAHGERGVSVAGHLQSTTNPAVYAAGDAADTAGAPLTPVAVFEGKVAASNMLKGHTTTPDYDGVPTTVFTIPELTRLGLLEDDARDRDIDVEVHHHDTSGWFSNYRIGETTAAAKILVDPATDTIVGAHLLGPEYAELINILALAMTTGLTTRQLKSMTAAYPTVGSDLGSMLT
- a CDS encoding MerR family transcriptional regulator, translating into MLIGALANATGVPAKTLRQWEAERLLNEPARTTGAYRDYADDIIDIIAFICHAQTAGLTLRQIKEVIAIRDDSRAPCRHAADLLGERLTDIDTRLRELEQTRTALDSLRRRLDALDPAECDPSVICSAMSPSAD